DNA from Cupriavidus necator N-1:
ATGCCCGACGCATCCACGATATCCGCCGGCTTTTCCGGCACGACCACCACCTTCTACCTGCGTACGCCCGACGCCCAGCGCGTGCATGTGCGGCTGGCCGGCACCGCGGACGGCGAGCCGTGGCTGGTGCTGCATGGCGGGCCGGGCAGCGGCTGCTCTGCCGCCATGGCGCAATGGTTCGACCCGCGGCGGCACCGCGTGGTGATGCCGGATCAGCGCGGCGCCGGCCGCTCCAGGCCGGCTGGCTGCCTGCGCCGCAATACCGTGGGCGCGCTGCTGGCCGACCTGGAGCAGCTGCGCCGCGCGCTGGGCATCGAGCGCTGGGGCGTGGTGGGCGGATCATGGGGGGCGGCACTTGCCCTGGCGTACGCGGCGCAATGCCCGCACGCCGTGGCGGCGGTGGTCCTGCGCGGCACCTTCCTGACTGGCCGCGACGATGTGCTCGCGCTGTTTTCACCGCGCCATGGGGGCCGCCGCATGCTGCATTGCGTCAAGGCATGGGGCGAGCGCTTGCCCGATGCGCGCGCGCGGCTGCTCACTGTGTCACGGCTGTTGCAAAGTGGTACGCCTGTTCAAAAACGGGACACTGCCGCGGCGTGGCAGGCGAGCGAACAGGCGTTGCTGGGTCTTTCCCCTGCGTCGCCTACGCGCCGGCAGCCGCGGCGTGAGCGCATGGCCGCGGTGAACAAATACCGCATCCAGGCGCACTACCTGCGCAACCGGGCCGGACTGGGCAAGCCGGCCTTGCTCAGGGCGGCGCGGGTCATCGGCGCGCATGGCCTGCCGGTGACGCTGCTGCATGGCCGCGCCGACAAGGTCTGCCGTCCTGCCAACGCGCTGCGCCTGCAGGCCGCCATGCCGGGCGCAAGGCTGGCCTGGGTGGACGGCGGACACCTGGCGGCCGGGCTCATGCGCGACGCGCTGGTGGCCGCGATCCGCGCCGCTGGCTGGCAGCGGTGATGCCCACGACGCGGCGCGGCTTTCTTGGCGCCACGCTTGCGCTGGCCATGAACGGCTGGCGCCCGGCGGCCGCTGCCGGCACGCGGGTCACGCTGGAGCGGCTGCAGCCAGGCGTGTACGTGGCCCGCGCCGGCAATGCCGAAGTGGCGCGCGCCAACGCCGCCGAAGTGGTGCCGACCCTGGTCCATCTGAGCGGTGCGGGCGTGCTGGTGGTGGACCCCGGGCCGCAGGCGACGTGGGGCGGTGCGCTGCTCGGCGCCATCCGGGCGCTGACGTCGCAGCCCGTGCGTTGGGTGGTCAATACGCACGCCCACCCGGAGAACGTGCTGGCCAATGCCGCGTTCGCACGGCTGCGGCCCCGGCCCGTGTTCCTGGCCTCCGCCGCCACGGCTGCGCTGATGCGGCAACGCTGCGCGGCCTGCCTGGCCCGCATGGCCACGCTGCTCGGGAACGGTGCCATGCGCGGCGCCGCGATCGTGCTGCCGGAGCCCGCGCTGCAGCCCGATGGCTGGCTGCACACCGGCGCTACCGCCTGGCAGGTGCAGGTTTACGCGAACGCGCACAGTGCCTCGGATACGGTGCTCTACGCGCCGCGGCTGCAGCTGCTGTGTGCGGGCGGCCTGGCTTACCGCGAGCGCGTGCCGGAGATGCAGGAGGCCTCCCTGCAGGGGTGGCGCCGTGCGCTGCGGCGGCTGCAGGAGCTGCCGGCGCGCACGGTGGTGGGCACCGCGCCGGGCACGCCCGCCCAGACGCTGGCGCCGACGCTGGCCTACCTGGATGCGCTGGCGGACGGAATCGGCGCCGCGCTGGCCGCGGGCAGCGATGCCTCACGCGCCAGCGACGCCGTGGCGGCGCAACCGTTCCGGCATTGGCGCCATTTCCAGTCGCGCCACCCGCTGAACGTGCAGCGCGCCTGGCGCGAGCTGGAAGACCAGTGGATGCAGGGCGAACCGCTGGCCTGAGCGCGCGGCTGCCCTGGTGCGTGGCCGGGATCAGCCGGCCTGGTGGGGCAGCCCGCGGGCCTCTTCCATTTTCCGGTAGACCGTATTGCGCGAGATCCCCAGCGCCTTGGCCGCCGCAGAGATATTCCCGTTGTGCGCCTTGACCGTGGCGACAATGGCCATGGCCTCGACATCGGCCAGCCGCGTGGGCTGCGCGCCCGGCAGCATATGGGCCGCGGGCACCGCCGCATGCCCCTGGCGCTCGCGCAGGTCATCGAGGAAGTCGTCGGGCAGGTGGTCTTCGGTGATCTCGGCTTCGCCTTCAGCCATCAGCCGCGCGGTGCGCAGCAGGTTGCACAGCTGGCGGATATTGCCCGGCCAGTGGTAGCGGCGGAACATCTCCATCACCGACTCGCGGATGCGGGGCGGCTCGCCGGGTTGCACACCCGCCTGCTCCTGGCGCAGCAGCCTGGCGGCCACCGCGTCGAGGTCGCCGCGCTCGCGCAGGGCCGGCAGCCGCACCACCAGCCCGTTGAGGCGGTAGTAGAGGTCTTCGCGGAACTGGCCGTTGGCGACCAGATCACGCAGGTTGCGGTTGGTGGCGCACACCACCGAGACGTCGACATGGATGACCTTGCTGCTGCCCAGCGGCGACACCGCGCGTTCCTGCAGCGCGCGCAGCAGCCGTCCTTGCAGATGCAGCGGCATGTCGCCGATCTCGTCCAGGAACAGCGTCCCGCCGTTGGCCAGCAGCATCTTGCCGATGCCGCCCTTCTTGCGGGCGCCGGTGAAGGCGCCTTCTTCATAGCCGAACAGCTCGGACTCGATCAGGTTTTCCGGGATGGAGGCGCAGTTCACGGCAATGAACGGCCCGGCATGGCGCGGGCTGTCGGCGTGGATGGCGCGCGCCATCAGTTCCTTGCCGGTGCCGGTCTCGCCCAGCACCATCACCGGAATATCCTTGCCGATGACCTTGCGCAGCTTGCCGATGACCGCGCGGATCTGCGCGTCGCCCGTGTCCAGGTCGTCCAGCCCGGGCGAGCGGGCCGGGCCTGCGGCCAGGCTGCGCGGTGCGGCGGCCGTGCCGGGCGGGGCTGCGTGGCCGGCATCGGTGTTGCCTGGCAGCGATGCGGCGGGTGACTTCCATTCGACCCGGGCGCTGACCTTGACGCCGCTGGGCAGGTGCAGTTGGACGATGCCCGCATGGGCCGCGCGCACCGCGTCGAACAGCTGCGACATCGACAGCCCGAACAGCGAGGAAAAGGTGTGCGCATGCAGGGCGCCATTGGACAGGCCAAGCTGGAACTGCCCGCTGCGGTTGGCTGACAGGAAACGCCCGCCGGGCGTGAAGGAGACAATGCCCTCCACCAGCGTGCCCAGGAACTCCGCGCGCGAATGGAAGCGGATGCACACCATGTCGCGGAAGGCGTTGCCGAACAGCTGGTTCTCGATCATCTGCGCCGACATCCGCACCAGCGCCATGGTGTGCTTGTGGAAACCGCGCTGGTCGCCGGTCACATCCAGCGCCCCCACGGTCTTGCCGTAAGGGTCGAGGATGGTCATGCACGAGCAGGTCAGGAACTGGTTGGCCTCCAGGAAGTGGTCGGCGCCGTGTACCAGCGTGGCCCGGTTCTCGGCCAGGGCCGTGCCGATGGCGTTGGTGCCGCGGCGCGCTTCCGACCACTCCGCGCCCGGGCGCAGCGCGACCTGGTTGGCCCGGGCCAGAAAGTCGTCATCGCCCATCGAGTGCAGGATCAGGCCATCGGCGTCGGTCAGGATGACCATGCTCTGCGTATTCACGAT
Protein-coding regions in this window:
- a CDS encoding alpha/beta fold hydrolase produces the protein MPDASTISAGFSGTTTTFYLRTPDAQRVHVRLAGTADGEPWLVLHGGPGSGCSAAMAQWFDPRRHRVVMPDQRGAGRSRPAGCLRRNTVGALLADLEQLRRALGIERWGVVGGSWGAALALAYAAQCPHAVAAVVLRGTFLTGRDDVLALFSPRHGGRRMLHCVKAWGERLPDARARLLTVSRLLQSGTPVQKRDTAAAWQASEQALLGLSPASPTRRQPRRERMAAVNKYRIQAHYLRNRAGLGKPALLRAARVIGAHGLPVTLLHGRADKVCRPANALRLQAAMPGARLAWVDGGHLAAGLMRDALVAAIRAAGWQR
- a CDS encoding MBL fold metallo-hydrolase, yielding MPTTRRGFLGATLALAMNGWRPAAAAGTRVTLERLQPGVYVARAGNAEVARANAAEVVPTLVHLSGAGVLVVDPGPQATWGGALLGAIRALTSQPVRWVVNTHAHPENVLANAAFARLRPRPVFLASAATAALMRQRCAACLARMATLLGNGAMRGAAIVLPEPALQPDGWLHTGATAWQVQVYANAHSASDTVLYAPRLQLLCAGGLAYRERVPEMQEASLQGWRRALRRLQELPARTVVGTAPGTPAQTLAPTLAYLDALADGIGAALAAGSDASRASDAVAAQPFRHWRHFQSRHPLNVQRAWRELEDQWMQGEPLA
- a CDS encoding sigma-54-dependent Fis family transcriptional regulator encodes the protein MTFQPEPARPAAGAPGDTRQPERDELIAQAHQRSESYGLRPYESPDFCPVLQSELKTRIERSQSLFAYALPVMETLYDQIVNTQSMVILTDADGLILHSMGDDDFLARANQVALRPGAEWSEARRGTNAIGTALAENRATLVHGADHFLEANQFLTCSCMTILDPYGKTVGALDVTGDQRGFHKHTMALVRMSAQMIENQLFGNAFRDMVCIRFHSRAEFLGTLVEGIVSFTPGGRFLSANRSGQFQLGLSNGALHAHTFSSLFGLSMSQLFDAVRAAHAGIVQLHLPSGVKVSARVEWKSPAASLPGNTDAGHAAPPGTAAAPRSLAAGPARSPGLDDLDTGDAQIRAVIGKLRKVIGKDIPVMVLGETGTGKELMARAIHADSPRHAGPFIAVNCASIPENLIESELFGYEEGAFTGARKKGGIGKMLLANGGTLFLDEIGDMPLHLQGRLLRALQERAVSPLGSSKVIHVDVSVVCATNRNLRDLVANGQFREDLYYRLNGLVVRLPALRERGDLDAVAARLLRQEQAGVQPGEPPRIRESVMEMFRRYHWPGNIRQLCNLLRTARLMAEGEAEITEDHLPDDFLDDLRERQGHAAVPAAHMLPGAQPTRLADVEAMAIVATVKAHNGNISAAAKALGISRNTVYRKMEEARGLPHQAG